Genomic window (Daucus carota subsp. sativus chromosome 5, DH1 v3.0, whole genome shotgun sequence):
TTTAACTGTCGCAACAGCTACTGTTGAAAGAGTGTTTTCTGTAATGAAAATACTTAAGACTTATTTGCGTAACAAGATGGGGATGAGTGGTTGAACGATAGCATGCTGGTTTACATCGAGAAGGTCATATTTAGATACATTGACGACGAAATTATCTTACAACGCTATCAAATTATGCAAAATCGTAGAGTTCAGTTGTAGTTTAGCCCGGGGTCGAAAttaatcctggttccgccactgctaGAGTGTGTCCATGACCACATGCTAAGCATggaaactcataaatttggtgtgttttgattggtgaggttgatgtgaatgcagaaGGAGCCATATTATTAAAGgggtgtaagccaatcaaaacaaagaaaaactatcaaattttgtgcttattgtgtgtccatgagcacaccatagaaaaaccgaaaaaacaaatatacatgTAAGAGATTGAGTCAACAAGCTCTCTCCTCCTCCAAGATTATGTTGTCTGCAAAGCATTATCTATTTGTGCCACCCTTTGGATATGGTTTCTTTTTCCTGGAAACTAGCTACTCTAACCATTCTTCTCTCTTAGTTTCCTGGAAACTACTGATGGATGGTTCATTGAGCTTGCCCACATGGGTATTGCCTCATCATACTCCTACATTATCATGTAATTAGTACTGTACTACTGTATAAGATTCACTCTTCCAGTATCCACAACAAATAGAACTTCAACCCATATCCCCTTGACGCTACTGTTACGGCATGGAATCATCTCTGAGCTTTGGCAACCTCCCTCGGTCCCATTTTGTTCGAGCTTGTTTTAGTGGCGTGGTTTTTAAGAAATGATCCTTGACTTATTTTTAACCACAAAAAGAGAATTAGTAAATATCAAATGAGTGTAGTTTATCAATATACGGTTGtaataatcttaaaaaaaatattttaaatagagAATGTATTCTTTTTGAACATCCATGCACAAATAAGAAAGTATTTCAAATAAATTGCGACAGAGGGAATATAGGggcgtttggctgagcttaaaataagtgctttttgcttaaaataaaaaagtgaagtagaagtcaaaagcaagttaaaacttataagtgattaaactgtttgggaaataagcagaagtcctgaaataAAAGCTAGCAAtcctaacttcttttaagtgcttcttaactttttacacaaacggtacaaaataagtacttataacttataagcccagaagTCGACTTATACTGGGCAACCAAACACCACCATAATCTTCAATATCAacttaaatattcaatatataacTCGGTCCTAACTCCTACGTACGTATATGCGAGCTGGCACAATATTATGGTCTGAAAACCACACGGACCCAGGATTCAGCATTAATATTTGCAAACTAGCTAGGTTTTTCATACTTGCAGTGATGCATATCAGATGCAATGCATGCCAGCTGCGTACGGATGGTACGACTTCAATTTTGTCTATTAAATTATTGCAACAAAATGTCCCACCTCAAATAGGACAACTACTTTAATTTAAGGAGGATTTCTTCAAATAAATTTGTTatactaaaattaattattcttCATATTACTAAATACATTTACTGATAGGAAACCTAAGTCCATCTTcttatgtactccctccgtctctaaatacttttcatgtttatacttttcacgtttgccaacacacatttttgatcgttaatatctttcatttcgtagtagcattaaatataaaaacttcaccgtattaaaatacttgtgaatacgaatctaacaagatcactcatgactatatttagttttatagatcagaagtaaattaataatttgtctcatgttatgaacagtaccgacatcacaaacaggaaaagaaaaaagaaacggagggagtataattaaaTTAGGAGAACAATTCCTTTTTTCTTCGacttttaatgtttaaaattttatacagaaTAAgataagtttcaaaaaaaattatgaatctgTATTTTAAGTAAACCAGAAATGAGAGGAAGCCGAGAAGtaattttataatgatatatatatgaaatgaaGTTCTAtcttatatagttatatttatACACCAGAAATaaagagggagtatataaaagTTGGCATGCACGTACGGATAGAGAATGATGTTTAATTAGTACTATAATTCGAAGTGAAAGAAATTTCGTGGAACTTCACCTAACGAAGTCTGTAATAAAACGGGAGTGTGGCATAGGCATGTGGTTAGTATATACTACTATTATACTActctccgtccctatttatctgtccatttttaatattttcacatatattaagaaaatttaagtttgaTAAGAAACTTCTAGCAATACCCTTATTTAATGCCTTAATGGTAGGAAAAATTGGTGGGCTTACTTCAttattcaatacaaatttaatgAATCAGTGAGTAATAGTCATGATATTTATAGCTAGAAGAATAAAATCAAAGACTCTTCACGTTTTTAGATGAGTTATTGGCATTAAACTAACATGTTTATCACGTTGAAAACATAAATAAGagtaaaaatgaaattttttgctttagttatataaatggacagataaatagggataAGTTTTTACTTctaaagtggacagataaatagggacggagggagtactagcaTTTAATCAGGCCaatatttaattagttatgaagaaatataattatataatattgtcaAGTAACCTGACGGGTCAACAAAAATCTGTGCAAATCATCCATGTCTCTCTAATCTTAGTATCTTACGTCTTATATCATAAATCATCCACTGCCATATGATTTAAATACTAGTACTAAGTTTTTTATGATTGTTATGTACGTACAGATTTAGAGGAAGAAGAGAGGATGGAGAGGGTAGTTGTACGGATTGACGACACCATTCTTGAATGTTATTCTACGTGTTTATCGGAAATGTAAACTTTTGATATATCAACATGCTTGCTTTTTACTAGTAATGTGGAGTTTATTTGGGTGTGCCTCCCAGATACACGTTAATgtagaatatatattttaatctccCACATTTTTTGGTCGGAATTTATAATACAATACTTCTGTTTCATTTGTCTAACTCAGTTTTTCAACAGGAACCCCTGCTACGAGTAGCAatatttatactaataatgttTTCAACTGCTGTAAGATGTGTCACGGGCCTTCTAAGTCTGGATTTAACTAGTTCTCATGTTATATCGGAACCTTTTTGCTATAAACTGTTTCACAATAACCAAAAGCTGAGCAATTTGACACTTGGTCACCTCAAGACTTTGCTTTTTTGGCATGAACTAttctccctccgtctcaaattACATATCATGTTCGGTTTTCAACAAGCTAAATGGATCGATCTTTGAttgtaataacaaaatatttgtttattatttcaCAAAACAGAaagttacattttaaaatagactaaatatacatttcaatagtataatttttttttacttttacaattatatatatataaatatatataaatatatatatatatatatatatatatatatatatatatatatatattaatttgagtcaaaatatagtcaacttGACTCAACAAAAGTCAAAGGGACATTTTTTTGGGACGAAGAGAGTATTGTGACTTGTCGAAATGTTATACAACAGGAGTTTTAGACTTGTTGACGATTCTATTTTACTACAAGTTTTGTAGTTACTACTAGAGTTATATGCAATTTGCACCCCTTAACTTTGGACAaaatgcacattgcacctaatagtttcggataatacactttgcagccctATACTATTCAGCGCGCTACACTAAACACCCCTCAAGCTTGTTTCCGTTAAATCTTGACTGTTAACGTTAGTCAAAGGAGGGTATTAAGtcattttacacacaaaaaCCCTGCTGTCGTTACCCCTCCCTTATTACATCAAAACTTAAACCTAAAAACCCGATCACACACACCAAATTACAGAGAAAAGCGAATTGAGCTAAAACCCGATTACAAGCATGAAAGGGAGATTCAGAGAGCTGAAGAATGGAGTCCCGGATGATGATGGGTTACCAGTTTATGAAGTCGTCAATGAGTTAGGTAATGATTTCGAGCACCCTTTTAGTGGTAGTATGTTCCTGGTGATATATGCATGCATATGTTAATGGTGGTCCCTTTATGTTTTTCGAATCTGAATAAAGTAATGTGAATTAGGGTTCTGTAATTGGTAGTATATTGATGTTAGGGTTCTTTAATTGGTATTATATTAATGGCAGTGGTccctaatttattttattccttttttGTATTGCTTCATACTGTAGTGGGTCCTCGATTCTATAGTTTAAAGATACATTATGGAGGTGATTTTGATGAAagctttgaaaaatataatggTGGAAAGTATACCTATGTTGACTACATTCCTAAGGAAGAGCAGAACATTGTTGTGTTGGATGAAATAATGCAAGAGTTAGGACTGGAGAAGGGGTTTTATTCGATTTGGTATCACTTGCCTCAGACCAGACTCCATAATACAAATGTGATGCTGCTTGAAACAGATGGTGATGTCGAACATTTTGATGCAATGTTAGTTTGTTATTCTCATATTTTACACTTGTATGTCACTGTTACAAATCTAAGCTTCCAAGAGTTTCAAGACTTCTCTTTTACTCAATTTGAACttgatgagagagagagaagggttGGTGAAATGAGAGAGTGTGCTTGTCGAAAGTGGCAACTTACAGGTATACCGTGCTTTCATGCTTGCGcgtgtattttttttaagaagggCTCCTGGGAGGcctaaaaaaaatagaagtaaaaaaaatgatttcacAGTTGAGGCAAGAGCTTCTGACCCCACAATGTTAAAGAGAAAGGGAACTAGCTTAAGATGTGGAATCTGTCAACAATATGGTCACAATTCAAGAACTTGCAAAAAGAAACAGAAGGTATGTAATTTGCTTGAGTTCTGGTAATTTGCTTGTGTTCTGCTAACCATGCTTGAGTTCTTGAGTTCTTGAACTAGTAAAAATTTGCTTGAATTTTTAGGCTGACAATCAGGACAAGGAGATGGAAGAAGTGCTGGGTTTTGTTGGTGAGGAAGAAGTAGGTGGACTAGACAATTCCAAAAGAACACCTAGATGTAATTACTGCAAGGAGGTGGGACATAATACCAAGACATGC
Coding sequences:
- the LOC108221907 gene encoding uncharacterized protein LOC108221907, whose product is MLARVFFLRRAPGRPKKNRSKKNDFTVEARASDPTMLKRKGTSLRCGICQQYGHNSRTCKKKQKADNQDKEMEEVLGFVGEEEVGGLDNSKRTPRCNYCKEVGHNTKTCTAKQLDERNKRKEKVVESQGSQTTHQMDNTSNPTVNSSITGTTHGGTARPFKPPAKVGPLGVEASYVGKKKTFTSLRNLQKAAVIRKYSVGKKA